The following coding sequences are from one Epinephelus fuscoguttatus linkage group LG5, E.fuscoguttatus.final_Chr_v1 window:
- the LOC125889381 gene encoding putative N-acetylated-alpha-linked acidic dipeptidase, translating into MKMYEVSFASLFSAAENFTVAARDFHERLQTLNKADPLQVRIMNDQFMYLERAFIDPLGLPGRPFYRHVIFAPSSHNKYAGESFPGIFDALFDIENSANPQKAWEEVKRQISIAAFTVNAAAMTLTPPA; encoded by the exons ATGAAGATGTACGAGGTGTCGTTTG cGTCCTTGTTTTCTGCTGCGGAGAACTTCACTGTTGCAGCCAGGGACTTCCATGAGCGCCTACAGACTCTCAACAAAGCAGA tCCTCTGCAGGTTCGCATCATGAATGATCAGTTCATGTATCTGGAGAGAGCCTTCATAGACCCCCTGGGCTTACCTGGCAGACCCTTCTACAG GCATGTAATTTTCGCTCCCAGCAGCCATAATAAATACGCAGGAGAGTCTTTCCCCGGGATCTTTGATGCATTGTTTGACATCGAGAACTCAGCCAATCCACAGAAGGCCTGGGAGGAAGTCAAGCGTCAGATCAGCATAGCAGCATTCACTGTTAATGCTGCTGCCATGACACTAACACCACCTGCGTGA